The Triticum aestivum cultivar Chinese Spring chromosome 4B, IWGSC CS RefSeq v2.1, whole genome shotgun sequence sequence gtacttgtacgctactagagtattattgggagtagatagttaacttggctatgatggttgtcaacgtggaagttcagtactctatatgagGATCATACCTGTTACGTATgaaatgggctgttatttttttaaatggattGTATTTGTCCTTCAcgagtttagaggctgacttgtgggcctaccaagttgacgcgtacacaatcaggagatgattgtacatggagaggatgacagcagggacccgccaaggtcatggcagtacgcaagcaagtgcctccttatttcaagtcaataaaaaaatggctccttctagtggatttctgacatctgggtcccatgccattgtcaacgtagtcaataaatgagagaattgcacaacgagcggctgacaccagggacccagcagctcgcccagttatttttgttttaggttaatttgataaatgccactcaaaatctggtgtatccgagaaatgccactgcaatttccaaactttgaaaaatgccatttcatgccatttctagtgggatttttcgaagtctggattggcgttttttaaagtttgcaaaGTGCAGCAGCGTTTTTctaagtttgcaaaaattgtagtggcatttttcaaagtttggaaattgcagtggcatttttatgaatcgccataattggagtggcatctatctatacctatactaatttgaGACTCCCtaaaaattaccacgttaatcagtaattaagAACCGTACATCTAGTGGGACCAAGTTATTAAGGTGTTTAATCCGCGTACAAAATACAAAGCAATGGACATGTAAATTTACCCTCAGAGTTTGACACAAATTGCCCACTATGCCACGGGCAAGTGAAAAAACTGATTTGTTTTATTTATCAATCTGTCCTATCTCCCTCATCTACTTGCAGCGACTCTAAAAAAATCCCCTTGCAGCAGCCAtcgtacgccgccgccgccagcccacaaCGGAGTCCCGGCCGCCGGCTTCCCGTTGCTCTTCGCCTCCTTGGAAGGTCGGATCTTACCACTGCCCCGAACTCGCCGTCTCTCCTCACCCCAATATTTCATCTCTCCCATAGATCCTCTCTGATCCGGAGTTCCACACGTAGGGCACCGGCATGCAGAGGCAAGGAATGCCGCTCCTCCTCCGACCAGCCAGCCATAGCGGCGTCGTTCCTCTGACATGCGAAGGGGCTCTCCTCTCCCACCGGTCGGTGCCTCGACTTGGACTCCTACAGCCGGCACCTCCACTTCAGCTCGCACCGGCCGGCATCCTCCGTCGCCAAATCTTAACGACTTCGAGTTCCTCTGGCCGTCGTCATGAACCTCCAAGCAGATAAGCCACCCTTCATGTGTATCTCCCATTATATCTCCTCTCTGTTCTGATTTTCAGAAAGAAGGTTGATTTGTGGCCCGTTTCCAGTAGGTAGATGGGATAGCAATGGTCATTCCTTGGTTGAAGGATGCAATGCAGCTCACTAAATTCGAAGCTGTACTATTTTGGACTACCTAGTTACCCAAGCAGGGGAGATAAAGGATGGAAGTTGGGTAGAAAGCGGCATGATTCTTGGCAATACTCTTTACTTGGTATTTGATGATTACTCTTTACTTGGTACAAAGTTCTTGATGATTTTAATATAGTCTGACCCTGCTGTAGAAAGAAGCTTACATACATGCCTGGATGTGTTCGAGATGCATTGCAGTGTGTATTACTCTTTAGTCGGTATAATGTTCTAGATGATTTTAGTAGTCTGGCCCTGCTGTAGAAAACAGTTTACATACATGCCTGGATGTGTTCGAGATGCATTGAAGTGTGTACTCATAGGTGGTCATGAAGGGCGACTAAAAGTAATCCATCATCACAGCAAGTTTCTGGAATTCCGGGGATCGAAATCAGATCGAGATGCCAATGTCCTGTATGTTGCTTCAGTTATATGGCTTGAGCTGGTCAATCTGCAAGATGATGCAAAAAATTGCTTGCAGATAGTCTGTATATATGTGTACAGACATGCATGTTGTATGTTTATATCAATTTTGCAAAttgacatttttcaaatgcttctaAGTAGTGCTTCGTGAAGATTCAAAGTAAATCTAAATTACTTTGTGTTGCCTATCCTATTACTTGATTTTTTTGCTAACTATGTGTATGAGTAAATTTCCAAGATGATGCAAAAAAATTGCTTGCAGATAGTCTGTatgtgtacacacatgcatgtTGTATGTTTATATTAACTTTGCAATACTGATGTTTGTTCAGATTCTTCTAAGCAGTATGCTCTAGCAGAACGATGCTTCCCTTTCCTTACTGTTGTTGCTAAATATTTGTTTTATGTGGCATATGAGGACTGAACAACATCAGGCCAACGACCTCACCCTGGGAGTCCACTTCTTTACGGTCACTACATCTGCCTTGACAAATTATCTGGAGGTAATTTATTTGGTTCCCTCCATTTGATGAAGACCTATTTTGTGTTGTTTATTTGCATGCAAACTTCCAGAAGAATTTTATTGACATTGGATAGAGCTGAGAAAATCTATTTATGCTTACAGTTTTGTGTGCCTTTTTCTAGCAGTTGAGCTCCAGAGACGAATGGGGAGGTGGACTTTGCTGGAGTTATCATGTGTTCTTGCAATCAGAATGCCTGGGGATTATAAGCCAATATACGATTTGTTCATTTTCTTTTAGAGGTATGTGAATATTGATTCATATGATTAGTTGGTACTTAAGAACATGGATACCCACACTTTCCTTGATAGTCCAAAAGGTTCAGATTTTAAATATAGATGTTAAGCTATGATGAGAACCTTATTGACTCAGCCATCGTATTTTGTTTTAGGTAGATAATCATTAGTTCATATTTCTGAACAAGGAAAGCCATGGTGTCCAGATGGCTCAAGCAGTTCTGATATTTGATATAGATTTGAAGGACCAGGAGAACCTAAGTGGCTCATTCCTATACCACCATTCCGATATATACGGGGCAGTTCTTAAACGTGCAAATGTTAAAGCCATTAAAACACCCTCTTAGGTCCGATACATAAGCAACTGCCATATTTTGAGAGACTGAATTTTACAATGATTTGCATAGATTCTTATGAGGATAATCATGAACTGCATAAAGTTTTTTTTTGTAAATATTGAATGGAATAAGTATTTTTAGGTTCATTTATAATGATATAGTATTTCTGTTTAAGCAGTGCCGAGTGTTAGATGTTCCATATTTAAATTAGCTTTCCCTAAATATAAAATACTAGAAAGGTCTGAGTGGCGAGTGCTACTTCATTGAAATTTGATTGTGCCTGCACATTATAAAATACAAGTTATGGTCCTGCAGGATTGCCTCCCTTCTCTAGAGATAATTTGCTTAATGTGTTCCATGGTGCAATTAAATTGGATACAAGTATGCAAAAAATATCTTAGTAGTAATATAGAAAGCACCTGTCATTCTAATGTACTTCCACATTTTACTATTTATGTTAATTAGTACTCTGCAATGAGCCTAAAAATAGTACTATAGGGAGATGCAGGCAAGACCTAATATGTTGTCATTTGAAAATAAAAACTACCTACTTTCCAACTGTGGATTTCATTTGTACATGTAAAAGAAACTATCTTAGACAGATATATGATTCATCAGGTTCAATGAAAGTTAGCTTAAATACCATGTATTTTTTTTGCACAAAGATTATTGCCTACTGTATGCATCCTCTTTACATTTTTTAGTCTATAGCGAAGTAGAAAAAAATCAGTTCAGTAATGCCTTTGCTCCAAACGAGCAAACAATTGTTATTAATAAAAATAAATCACAGACTACTGATTTCATTTGTTTGCAGGAAAAACATTGTATTTTCACACTTATGGAAAATGAACTTTAAATCACGAAAAGTGttgattttttttacaagagatcTTGAGGGTGAGATAATTTTCACCAAATTCAGAGGAATAGCTTAAGTACCAGGGCGACACATGTGGTAATTAACATAACATGGATGTTGCATTATAAAGAAATGAGTTCTATCATTTGTCATGCCATGGAAGTATGGTTTGAAGTTTCCTTACTGTCAAGATTTTTCTTCAACATCTACAAGCTGGCTAGCAAAATTATTGCAACTACAGTTCACATCAGGTATAAGGCGACATGTAGGGCCATCATCTATATCCATACATCTTAATCTCATTTTCACTGACGGTTGCTTTGCTATCTTAGTTAATGATTATTACTGAATGTAGAAACCACATGGAGCTTGTGGCGTTTTCTTCTTTCTGTTACTATATATATATGTTCGGAGCAATGTAAGGTTTCTTTTTGTGAAGTTCATCGTGCTTATGGTACAATATTTAGCCATACAATTTCTATTAGAAACCATCATCATGTATGCCTTTTCTTTCACTACTATTTGTACAGCAAACCAATGGATCAACTAACCACAATCTTAGCATGTGGTATGCGTAAATataaatagtgatctaaacactcttatatttctttacgccGGGAGTAGAAAACATGCTTAGTACAATGCCTTCTAACCATGCAGTAGCAGTTCCCACCCAATGCTACTGTTTTGTACACAGACGAGAAGTTTGTTTGAGAAAGAGGAGCATGCTTCCTGCCTTTCATCCAATATTATATATTTCTATTTCTTATGTGGAACTAACAATTCATGTCTCTAGCTTCTACTACTTTATCGTTTTAGACAAAAGCTTTTGTAACCATGATGCTGGTATACTTGTGATACGTACTACATGTGCTACCACATTAATAGGGTGATTTAAATAAAAGTACCTGAATTTATATTCTTCCACATTCCGCCAATATTCAGTAACAAAGTTCTATTTTTGTTTACAAACCAGTTCATTCGTCGCAAGGAAAAAAATCTACTTGCTGTCGGGAACCAAAGCAACAACAGATCAAGTTACTTGGTCGGAAGAAATTGTCAAGGGTCGCAGCTTACGCATGATTGGAAGTGGCAATCTTTTGTCTATCTCACCTAAGTTACATGATATAAAAGATGTAGAACAACCTAGAATTTTGCGTCTCAACTATGTGTCATATTTTCTTATTATCATATACTTTTTTTTGAGATGGTCTTACTATTATACTTTGTAATGCTTATAATTCACAAGTGATAGATTCTGAGATGTACTACTGATGTGACCAAGGATGTCCAGTTTTACTTGATATTGAGTACTGGAACTTAAAAGCTTCTTCAACATCCGTCTACTTATTTCATTTATGTGGAATTAAATTACAATAATAAAGCTATTTTTGATATAAAATATTATTGAAGACATCTAAGTGgtggaaaaaaaatcatatgcaCTAAATATTGTGTTATTTGCATCTGTTCGCGCACAAATCATGAGAAAAAATTATATCAAATCTTATACCGGTTAGCTGCAACCAAATGACATCCTAAAGTGTGTATTCAAACTTTAGTTATCTCAATAATTAACAAAAGTTGTTTTCATTTGCCAGGTCAAAATAGAACTTCAAACTACATTTAGTTTCTAAAGTATTACTAATGTTTACATGAAAAATAGTGGCCCAAGCTGCACCTTCAGCACTACATCCATATCCAAAACTAAAACAACAATGTTTTTTTACAACGGTAAACCATAACCTATTTCGTCCTACCAGTGACCAAGAACAATATTTGCAATATTCAGTATAATTTTTGATAGCATATGTTCAACATAGGATATAGTTGCAATACTTATATATTTAGTGTGTTATAAAACTAGCCCGTGTGAATGCACGGGTTGAAGACTagtttatctaatttgtttttgagacggaagcagggtgtcaactgggctgtgggGACACTCTGGtttgtctagacaaccttttcttttatgtttaccatagaccagttcagtagttttttttttctttctgaaaatggctagcccagtttttttgtgatcaagcctgttgggctgcaaatctttcaagacaaggagagcttcattcggctggccgagaaaatggcctatcagtaatgagaaatgggctgtacatttttaaaacacatcaaaccggcaattagtttcaaatatcttcttttcattttgagattttaaattgcattaatttttatgcgtggacaatttattagattttatattgatatacatttatttttaaaatcagtctgaatgtgactcaaaatttcaggattaaaaatagttcagaccgcaccgacatatgcaaaattccgtataattttttaaccgtggccacaatatgggctgtaatgctaacaaaaagaatatgagctccaaaaaaacccgtaagaattagcaaatgggctgtaaattatttgaaataatggcagatggcctgtatgctgttttccacatatttgagactttcctaaaaaaaggttgacgcacaagcagtgactattggatgtccatccaacagccgtcgtgcttcttcaatctctgctcttcctgctctagccgctcaaacaagcgccggcgggactgcctgctccctcctccccgcggccgactgtgctgccgcgcaggcctcaccgccccaccgtactcccatcgctggcctagccatccctctactcacgcacagtcccacacatgctgttattctccggcgacggcagacgaaccagtaaaccctcatacagtcgtactcccctccgcgcggGAAACAACTGacaagtcttccctggctccgtgtcattcccttcctaggcttcgccgtcgtccaccgtcctggtgctctcggcgtgacgtggtcaacatggtcaacgaccgacatgcatctgaagtggactgtacgtagagaggctgacagctgggtccacggcacgaaaggaaatgcctccttattacgagcaaaataatgatttctccacctgacatctgggacccatcaaacgggcctctgtatttcactaaaaaaatgttaccgccgctgatagctcggacccaccagctatatctttgcacgcaaggaagtgcctccttattatgcacaaaaaaaatgaatactccccctgctagctgggacccagtatagtgggcctactaagttgacgaggacgaagggctttgtcaacttagtcaatatgcatgattctagctcg is a genomic window containing:
- the LOC123091733 gene encoding uncharacterized protein isoform X1 translates to MILGNTLYLTEQHQANDLTLGVHFFTVTTSALTNYLEQLSSRDEWGGGLCWSYHVFLQSECLGIISQYTICSFSFRVHSSQGKKSTCCREPKQQQIKLLGRKKLSRVAAYA
- the LOC123091733 gene encoding uncharacterized protein isoform X3, which codes for MILGNTLYLANDLTLGVHFFTVTTSALTNYLEQLSSRDEWGGGLCWSYHVFLQSECLGIISQYTICSFSFRVHSSQGKKSTCCREPKQQQIKLLGRKKLSRVAAYA
- the LOC123091733 gene encoding uncharacterized protein isoform X2, producing MILGNTLYLTEQHQANDLTLGVHFFTVTTSALTNYLELSSRDEWGGGLCWSYHVFLQSECLGIISQYTICSFSFRVHSSQGKKSTCCREPKQQQIKLLGRKKLSRVAAYA
- the LOC123091733 gene encoding uncharacterized protein isoform X4 encodes the protein MILGNTLYLANDLTLGVHFFTVTTSALTNYLELSSRDEWGGGLCWSYHVFLQSECLGIISQYTICSFSFRVHSSQGKKSTCCREPKQQQIKLLGRKKLSRVAAYA